The Nitrosococcus watsonii C-113 genome includes the window CGCCGAAAAAGAACTAAAACGAGCTCTCAGCCTTGGGTTAGCCCCCGAAGCTACAGCTATTTCTCTAACCCGCGCTGCCCTCTTACAAAGAGAATTTCAAACAGCCGTTGAAGCTTCGACTGATTACCCTACCCTTCCCAAAGAGGAACAGGCAGAGCTACTAGCCCTACGGGGACATGCCTATCTTGGGCTACAAGAACTTGAAAAAGCAGAAAAATCATACGAATCAGCCCTTTCCATTAATCCTGATACCCCGGAGGCCGGCTTTGGAAAAGCACGAATCGCCGCACTGCAGGACCACCTGGAAGAGACCCGGCAATGGCTAGAAAAAGTCCTTCAGACTACGCCAAGCTTCGCTCCCGCCTGGAGTCTGCTAGGTGACCTAGATCGTTATCAAGGAAACGGGGAAGCCGCTGAACAAGCCTATGGGAAAGCCATCGCCCACCGCTTCAATAATGCCAGCGATCTGCTCAACCGGGCATTGGTGCGCATTTACTTGAAAGACTATGAAGGCGCGGCCAGCGATTTGGAAACGCTGAGTAAACGCGCGCCCAATCATCCAGGGGTAACCTACGCCCAGGGATTATTATATTTCCAGCAGCAACAGTACGCTGACGCTTTAACAGACTTCCAAAAAACGCTGAACCAGAATCCAAAATACATGCCCGCAGTATTCTATGCAGGCATCGCCCACTATCAGCAAGGCCAGATGGAACAGGCAGAACGACTCTTACAACAGTTCTTAGCCTACTTTCCTCAATCCGAGGCAGCGGCTAAAGTACTCGCAGTAGTACGGTTCCACAAAGGTGATTATAAAGGTGCCGAATCCGTGCTTAAGCCCCTACTAGCCCGATACCCTAATGATACTCATATACTAACATTGATGGGCGATATCGCCCTAAGGCAGGGTAAAGCTAGAGAGGGGACCGGGTATTTTCAGCAAGTGACTATCCAGGAGCCAGAATCTGCTGCCGCTTATATGAAATTGGGACTTGGGCTGGAATTTTCAGGAGAACACCAACAAGGCATACAAATGTTGGAAAAAGCCTTGAAACTAGAACCCCAGATGCCGCAGGCAGACTTATTAGTTATTCTTAGCCATTTGCAAGCTCGCAATTTCGATAAGGCCATAGAAGCAGCCCAACAGATGCACCGAAAATATCCGGATAGTCCCGAGCCTCTCACTTTAATGGGAGGTGCTTATCTTGGAAAGGGCGAGAAAGCTAAAGCCCGGAGCGCCTTTCGAGAAGCATTAAAAGTAGCGCCAGGGGCACCTAATGCTATTCACAACCTAGCTAATTTGGAAATCCAAAAGGGTAATTTAGAAAAAGCTATTTCCTTATATCAGCAAACTCTAAAATATAACCCTAATCACCTACATACCCTGCTGCGGCTAGCGGCACTTGAGCAACAAAGGGGAAATATTGCCAAAGCTAAAATATTACTTGAGCAGGCGATGCAGGCGCACCCTCAAGCATTAAACCCCCGCCTCCTTCTAGGCGATTACTATCTCCGTGATGGACAACCTCAGAAAGCCTTGGCAATTACTTCAGACATACAGGACACCTTCCCCGATAATCCTGCTTTATTGGCGCTGGCTGGCAAGATCCAGTTAGCTCTGGGGAAATCTCGTAATGCACTGCGGTATTTTAATAAATTAGTTAGCCTCCAACCTGATTCAGCAACTGCTCATTATGAACTAGCGCGCGCTTATTACGAAACAAAACAATTTACCAAAACTCAAACTGAACTAGAAAAAACACTAGTGTTGGACCCAAACCATGCAGGAGCTAGATTTGTAATGGCGCGCCTGCTAATGCAGGAAGGAAAGCAGGAAGAAGCCAAAAAACAACTTCGAGAACTAAAAAGGACACATCTTAATCAACCAGAAGTCATTGATCTTGAAGCTCAATTAGCCCTACAGCAAAATCAGCCTAGCGAAGCAATAGAAATTTATCAAAAAGCACACAATGATTTTCCAGATAGCAATCGCTGGCCTCTAAAATTGGCCCAAATTCAGTGGCAAACAGGCAAGCAAAAGGATAGCTTAGCTACCTTAGAAAAATGGCTTAAAAGCCACCCGGAAGATTTTCAGGTACAATTTGTCGCAGCCAATAACTATTTGTTGCTTGGCCAAAATAATCGGGCTGAATCGGCTTTTGCCAAGCTGCATGAACAAGCACCAGAGAATGTGCTCGTCCTCAACAACCTAGCCTGGCTTATACACAAAAAAGAGCCTACCCAAGCACTAGGATATGCAAAACAAGCGTTAGAACTAGCTCCAGAAAATCCGGAGGTGATGGATACGCTGGGTGTTATCTTGCTAAAAAAAGGCCAAATCCGCAAAGCGCTAGGATTGTTCAAAAAAGCCTCTCGCAAATTACCTCAAAATCAAGATATCCAGTTTCACCTGGCTCAAGCCCTTATCCAAGAGGGGAATACAAAAAAAGGTAAGGAAATACTACAGAGGCTAATAACCTCTGACCGTCCTTTCCACGAACGAAAGAAGGCTCAAGAGCTTCTTAAACAACTTGAAGGGTGATAATAAAGTTTAAACTCAAAGCTACTATCCAGCTTCGTAGATAAATAAGGATTAAACTTAATAATATGAGTGGCGGCAAACCTCACGTAAGCAACCCGACCGAGCAGCGTCATTTAGAATCAGCGCTCCAAAAGTGGTCGGCACTCCTAGGGCCGAGTTATGTATTACAGGGCGACCCAACATTGGCGGCTTATGCCCAGAGCACTGCCTCCCATAGCACTCGGCCGCTAGCAATTCTTCGTCCCCAATCCGTCGAGGAAGTGGTGGGCATTATCAAAATTGCTAACATTTTCCAGATTCCCCTCTACCCTATCAGTTGCGGGAAGAACTGGGGTTACGGCGATGCCTGTGCCGTCTCGGATGGGCAGGTAATTGTCGAGCTTAGTCGCATGAATCGAATTCATAAGGTCGATCCAACCTTAGCTTATGCGGTAATTGAGCCGGGTGTCACTCAAAAACAGCTTTCCGAATATTTACGGGAGCATAATATCCCCTTATGGATGGATTGCACAGGGGCAGGCCCTGATACGAGTCTAGTGGGCAACATCCTGGAACGTGGCTTTGGGCATTCCCCCTATGGCAATCGTTTCCAAACCATATCTGGCATGCAAGTCGTGCTCGCCAATGGGGAAATCCTGAATACCGGGTTTGGGCACTATCCCGAGGCCAAAACAACTTATTTGTTTCCTTATGGGGTGGGACCCTACCTAGATGGGATTTTTACCCAATCAAACCTAGGAATTGTCACGCGGCTTGGACTCTGGCTGATGCCTGCCCTGGAATGCGTCAATCACTTTTTATGCTTTATCGATAAACACGAAGATATTAAACCGGTTGTGGATGCTCTGCGGCCACTACGCCTGGACGGCACCTTGCGAAGTATCGTGCATATAGGCAATGATTTGAGATTAATTTCAGGTAACCAAATCTACCCAGTAGAGCGGGCTAATGGACGAGTCCCCTTGCCTCCAGATACACGCCAAGCATTACGCAAGGAAGCGGGAATAGGGGCATGGAACATATCGGGAGCGCTTTATGGGAGGCGGACTCAAGTCGCCGCTGCGCGCCGCGTACTCCGGACAACCCTTAAAGGTCCAGGCAGGAAGCTCATCTTTCTTAGTGAGCGAAAGCTCTCCTTCGCCAAGTTTCTCAGTGGGGTGCTAGGCAATTCAAAATGGGGCCAGAATTTAACTACTAAAATTCAAATTGGCAAGGCCCTCTTTGACATGAACCGGGGTATCCCCAATGGAAAATTCCTTATTGGCGCATACTGGCGCCGGCGTGGCGGTTTACCCTCAAATTTTCCTCAGCATGCTAACCCAGCGGCTGACAATTGCGGAATGCTGTGGCTCGCACCAGTCCTTCCCATACGTGGCGAAGATGTATTGAAACTGTACCAGCTTATTGCACCCATTTTTAAACAGCATGGCTTTGATCTCTTCATTACCCTCAGCATGGTGACTGAGCGCACCTTGGGAAGCGTCATCTCAATCGCTTATGACAAAGAGAATACGGATGAAACCCACCAAGCGCTAGCATGCTACCACGCCTCATTCAAGGCAGTTATGAATGCTGGCTATATCCCCTATCGGGTTGGTATTCAGTCCATGGCGGAGATTAGCCATCCTTCTAGTGCCTTCTGGGATACCGTGAAGGCTCTCAAAACAACCCTTGATCCGGGTGGAATTATTGCACCGGGCCGGTATGAGTAAAAAACCCACTTGCTTGCCCCAGGCATCACTTTCCCTCCACGTGCAACTTTCAAAAATGAAGCAGACGGGACGGGATTTCCCGTCCCGCCGCTATTATGATGGCTGCTGAATAGGCCGGTACCTACGCCTTTCTACGACGGCGGGTTATCGCTATTCCGAACAGGCCCGCCCCCAAAATGGCTAACGTTGCTGGCTCTGGCACGTCTACCGGCGACTGCTGGGCAGTAGCACTTGCATCGGAATTATGGGAAATGGTTAAGCTATACAGGACATTTGCGGACAAAGTATCGGTAACCGCCCGGAAGCTACCCGTGTTATCAGCCTGAGGGCGCACCGGTAGCGCAGCGCCTACTACCCCAACATTATCGGTGAGATCAAAACCGTCCACAGACTCAGTGCCGCCCATAATTCCGTTGTTAACTACTCCGTCGGGAGACCAGTTAAAAACCGTCGCATTAGTCCCTAGATCTTTAATGGTAATGCTAAAGGCGTAGGAGGCTTGGGCTGCCGTCTGCGGCTGGTGGAGAAACGCATCTAGCCTTCCGTGCCCATCAAACTGGAAGTCAAAAGCATCATCTTCAGCTAAACTAAATTTAAATGTAGTAGTCGTACCGACAAAGGAACCTGAAGCCCCGCTCGCCGACTGATTGAGCTGCACCTCCGCAACGGTATTTGCATCCGCGCTATTGGATACCCCACCAGGCACTCCGCTAATGATGGCACCCTCCAGTAAGGAATCAGCCCGAGAGAAGTGAGAAGTAGAAGCGGGTAGCCCGCCATTTTGTTCAGAAAAGTCGTTTTGACCAATACCAGCACAATCAGGCCCCGTGCAGGCCATACCAACATCAGCGTTTCCCTGAAGCGGGCCTACCGCGTTCGGTCCGGCGCCTGGATTCCCCGTAAGCGAAGCCTGCGAAGTACCGGTGTTCCCAATATTGATCGGGTCGAAATCACCGAAATCCCATTGGTTGCCAGCATTATTAAAAATCTGGAAATCACTAATTTCTAGCGAAGAATAAGCCAATGCCCCTGCCTGGACGGTTCCCGCCATTCCTAGACTTAACGCCGCTCCGCCGATAGTTAAGAGAGTTTTCTTTTTAAAAGCTTTCATAGCCTTGCTCCTTTAAATCCTTAAAAATAATTTGATAGGGCTTCAATATATTCACAACATCTACCTAGCTATGAAGAAGGATATCAGTTTCCTTCTGGTAGCTAGGTAAGCTTAAAATTACCTTTAACCTACTGATAATTATCATCGCAATTAACATTATACAAAAATCGTTCCAATAAATTTTTATTCTTATTTTTCATAAATTTACGAAGCATAATGGGTTCAAATATATCGTGTATAGGGAAAAAATGTAAAAATATATGACATTACAATTCCCGGAAAAAAGCTATCTATCCAAACAGGAATTTATTTTCCTTCCGCCAAACTGTTAGCAGGCTATTTGTGCTGGAATTCGTAACAGATACCTTGAAGTTCTCCATGGATGGTGAACGCCCTCCAGCGAGAGTACCTGCCTGCCTGCAGCAGACAGGCAAAATGAAACGGAGCCTCAAACGCAAGGGCCTTATTAATTGCTTTTCACCATGAATTCGCGCCAGTCTTCTTCCCCTGTTACCAAAAGCGTAACCTACCAGCGGGAGGCTAGGAAGTAATGCGCCCTCGAGGGTGGCACCAAACTGACGGCCTTGTGGCCTAAATCGTAGCCAGCCTAAAGGACCCGTTGAAGCGCGAATTCTCCAGGCTGATAAAGTTTTCAAAAATGAAATGACTATCAGTCATGGCGAAACTTTAATAGTATAAACTACTACTTTACAAGAGAACATGATTAAGCGCCGCGCCATCAATATCGATCAACGTAGGGAGTCTCGGTATCCCGCTCGACCTTAGAAAAGTGGCTGGTAGTAGCTCTCAGTGGAATACCCTGGCTGATGACGTGCTCAGCATGGCTTTGCAGCAGACGCTGCGTGACCAGCAGCAAGCCTTCAAGAATTTTTGAGGCAAAAGCGAACCCACTATACCCGAGCTTCAAGTCTAGGGACAAGCGCCAGTCAGTTCGGATGACCCAGGTGACATTTTGCTATTGTGTGATGGACACTGTTCATCGCCAAATCGAAAGCCCCGCTGCTAGTACACTGGAGTCGCAGGCTGTCGTCAACGCTGCCGAGTATCAGGATCTTACTCGACCAAGCCAGTCGCTGCTTCATCTCGTACCGATATAAATTCAATGTCCAACTCAAAAACTTGTTCGCGGCCAGCGGCTGTATGCCAAGATCGCTGATTACCGGTATAACTACACCCATATCAACTCATTCGCCGCCTAATCAATGAGACCTCAGTGATTGCGGTACATAGGGTATCGTAATATGAATACCATACAAAATACCTAAAACTACTGGGCTAGCGGGACTAGCCTATGGAGCGGCCGGAACGGGGGCAAGCACCAATATTAATATAACTATCCTTCTAAGCAAAGATAGTCGGAGATTACAGCAAGGACACCTTGAGCCTGCATTAACCGCAGGATGGTTAAGGAATAGGCAGGCACCAGTACCGGCAAATTCCAAGTATGTAAAATTTATTTACAAGCAAGTGAACCTTAGTCCAAAACGGAGTAATTCTCTATCGAGTTTTCATCTGCAAAATCACTTTCTCCCCATCATCGTACCATGATCGAAAGGTAAATCATCCACCCGATTTATACTAAGCGTCTGTTTCAAAAATCAATATACCGGTTCCGGTATCAAAGTCGGTATTGCCATGCACATCCAGCCCTGTCTTTATGGATTGCGCGTCAATGATCGCGAGGGTGGAGCTTTCCTCCCTGCCTTCCAGATCGCTGCACTGGCAGTACAGGGCGTTATGGATACGCGCCCATGTTCCGTCTTTGTGCCAGAAGGGAAAATAGCCGTAAACTGTTTGCCACGGCGGAAAATACTTCGGTAAAATACCCCATTGAAAACCAGATCGCAGCAGATAAAATTAGGTTAGATTTAAACATTTACGGGCAAAAAAATTGCGCTAGTTCTATCTCCTCCTTGCGGATTTTTTAGTGCAGTTTCATTAGAAATTCCACTATCCTATTTAGTACACGATACCCTTTCCTGCACAACTGGCTGCGGTAACACTTGCTTAGAATATCCGCCCATTCTCGTCACTACGATAGCCGCCTACCCACCTAATACCGATATAATCTGTCCATCACCTCTTGAGCCCTCCTGCCAGTTGCTGCCCCAAATCTTCAAAATACAACTTGAACAACCCAACCGCTTTGGCGTCCAGTAGCAGCTCTTCCGAATTAAGTCGCTGCCAGAAAACGTGAGCCATTATCCAAAAAAGAATTCCTGTATCTCTCCGGGTTGGGGTGCTGCTAAAAATTGTGACTATTTACCGAAAGAGAATCCCTAGCCTTATGGTAATTATATTAAAAAAAAAGAAGTCTTTTTTTTTAATATATGAGGAAAAACCTGACATGTCTCTTTCTAGTATATGTAAATCCGATCCCAACAGAAGATTAATCGATACATTCTTCGACTATTTTGAAATAGTACCCGTTAACACAACCAAATTGCTTGAGACAGTACATCACTTACGCTACCAAGTTTACTGTGTAGAAACGGGATTTGAAGATCCAAATCTCTATCGGCATCAATTAGAAAAAGATGAATTTGACCCCTATTCAGTCTATAGCCTTTTGCGACATCGGCGAACAGGAATTTATGCCGGCACTGTTCGATTAATTTTGCCTAGAACGGATACTGAGAAATGCTTCCCTATTCACAAAGTGACTAACCATCCCCTATTTCTCAACCACCATAAATTTCCACGGACAGCAGTTGGAGCGGTATCGCGTTTTGCTATTTCTAAACACTTTAGAAAACGGTTAGGGGAATTTTCATCGCCAACTGGCATGTCACAGCAAGAGCGTTCTACCCATAGATTAGAGGAGCGACGAATAATTCCTCATCTCATGTTGGGGCTAGTGGCTGGACTCGTCAGCATGAGCGTGAAACAGGGGATAGAACACTGGTTCTGTATGGTAGAACCATCACTATTACGACTCCTTTCTCGATATGGATTGCAGTTAATTCCTTGCGGGCCAATGATAGATCATCACGGTAAACGACAACCCTGCTACGCTCATCTTAGTAAATTCTTAGAAACCGCCTACACAGAACAACCCGCTATTTGGGAGTTGATTACTGATGAAGGGCGAAATCATCCCTTGGAAACTACCCGGAGATATAAATCACAAGTATCGTAATTACCCGCTGAGGCGACGAGAGTTACCGGATTTTTCTAGCCCCCGGAGATGATAACAAGTGTATCCATGCCAAGAACGTTATAGAAACCAATCTGTTGGCATGGATACACCAAATGACCAGGTTTAGATAAGCAAGGGGATCTACCCCTGAAAACCTGGAATCTTGAAAACAGCCGATAATGAGAAAAAAAACAGCCAGGAGCCTTCTTTAATATAGAGTATTGAAAAAATCTCAATGAGCAGGACGAAGAACTTACTTTCCTCCTAATCTCCAGTAACTTCATGACCTGCTTAGAAGTATTTTTTGCACGAGCATCACTGTCTTATAGCACTACTCATTACAGGGGCATCCCAGAGGCTCCAAGGTTCCGCTGCTAGACTCATCACCTATACGTAGGCATCAGCGGCTAATTCCAAGGGGGGCATTTGCCATGGAGCAATTGCGGTGTGCGGGACTGAATATCTATTTTTATTTTCAGATGGTTTGCATCCAGACTCTGGCCAAAAGATGCCCTCACTAGTCAGGATATTCCAAGCGTCTGGATACTCTTGGTAAACACCTGCTAGCAACGTCTTTAGATCATCCAGGCAAGGATAGCGTTTGCCACGATGTTCGATGGGGGGGGAAAAAGGTGTAATTTGAAGGCCAAAGCGTTTTAAAGCCCTTATCAGCGCCGATGTGGCTAGAGAATACCAGTGGGTAATTCCGTGTTTATGGCTCAATTGAATTGCAGCGGCCACTAACTCTAGTGTGAGATGGGAATAGAGCAGACGTGTCCAGTGGGAATGCCCCCCTTTAATCCTTCCTAAACGTCCTGCCTCTATGGGGGGAATGTCTATAATTCGTTGCCTGGCGTTCTTTGAAACTGCAAACCTGGAAATTTCTGCAGGTAAATGGGTGGAAGAAGAGTTTACGTCTGCCTGGGTAGCGGTCATCAGAGAAGTACAGCAGGTTTCAATAGGTAGTTGATTGCCTGGATTGGAAGAGTTGGGAAGTACTAACCGAACAGTTGCAACAGCTTCGCCTGTGGCTCGGTGGCGAATAAGAACGTGCAACGAATGATCGTCAAAGATGTCTTTTTCTTTTTTGTTGAGGAAACATGATGCCTTTTCAAAAGAATTTTCAAGGCAATAAACTTGATAACGTAGCGCAAATACTTCGTTTAATAAGCTAGCTGAATTTGCTTCTATTACTTCAAAGTATTGCGAAAAAAGATTATGAGTAAGAAGCAATTCTGAATTATTATTGGAGGAATAGTTGCAGGTAGCTAAAGAAAAAAAGGGGATTGCCATTATCTGTTTTCCTAACAAGAGTTAATTTTCAAAAGGTTAAAACGTTTGGACTTGTTATTTTTAATGAACTATAATTATGCAAAAAAAATGCCATTATTTGTTTATGGGAAGAGATTTTAAATGATAGGGAAAACCCTATAATCCATTAATTAGTTAGCTAAGCTAATGAAATTGCTTTATATAAAAATCTAGGGAAGGAGCGGTTGGCGCTTAGTATTTGGTTTATTAAGAATAATGAACTGTAAAAAGTATAAGCAGAAGAGATATACGTATTTTGTCGCTAAGAACAGACGGTCATTCGATAAATACCTTTAGGTATTTGTAATTATTACTATTTATATGTGGTCACAAGGAGACAAGGCTGGTTTATATTTTTTATGTTGTGGCTTTTTCCTTATCTTTAATTAAATGTATTAGCGAGATATACATTGGATGTACTCCGGTCTCCTAGCCGAGATGCGAGGCGGCGTAGCGGCGCACGAGGAGCGAAGGCAATAATATCTAAGTATTGTTGACGGCGACGCTTCTGCTATGATGTTTCTTGCGAAGCTAGTTGAAATGTGTAGAACACACGATCTGTACGGGATGAAATCTGATCGCGCCTTGTGCCGGGAAGTGCATTTGAATGTGGCCTATCGTTGGTTTTGTCGTTTGGAATTCACCGATTCGGTGCCCCATCATTCCTCGATGAGCCGCATCCGGGATCGTTTTGGAGAGTCGATTTTTGCTGAGATCTTTGAGCGGCTTATCCGGCATTGGCAGGAGGAAGAAGAGTAGCTACCGAGGTCAACGTCTTTTGGCAGATGCCGCCTGGTGGAAGCCGATGCGGCCCTAAACTCGCTAGTGAAACGTGCGGAGGGTGATCCCCATGCACGGGCGCTGAAAAGCTACCAGCGTTGCTATCACGATTTTAGAGAAGGTAAGCGAGATCGAAAATACGCTAACCAAACCCATGTCAGTAGCACCGATCCCGATGCCAGTTTAGTCTCTCGCCAGGGGGGATACAAAAAGCTCTGCTACAAAGCTCATTTTTCTGTGGAT containing:
- the prsT gene encoding XrtA/PEP-CTERM system TPR-repeat protein PrsT, producing MVLICSLLLAIALLTGCSGDSNLTPEEHISRAKEYQDQGKIRATIIELKNALQKTPDNQEARWLLGQAYVKAGDGPSAEKELKRALSLGLAPEATAISLTRAALLQREFQTAVEASTDYPTLPKEEQAELLALRGHAYLGLQELEKAEKSYESALSINPDTPEAGFGKARIAALQDHLEETRQWLEKVLQTTPSFAPAWSLLGDLDRYQGNGEAAEQAYGKAIAHRFNNASDLLNRALVRIYLKDYEGAASDLETLSKRAPNHPGVTYAQGLLYFQQQQYADALTDFQKTLNQNPKYMPAVFYAGIAHYQQGQMEQAERLLQQFLAYFPQSEAAAKVLAVVRFHKGDYKGAESVLKPLLARYPNDTHILTLMGDIALRQGKAREGTGYFQQVTIQEPESAAAYMKLGLGLEFSGEHQQGIQMLEKALKLEPQMPQADLLVILSHLQARNFDKAIEAAQQMHRKYPDSPEPLTLMGGAYLGKGEKAKARSAFREALKVAPGAPNAIHNLANLEIQKGNLEKAISLYQQTLKYNPNHLHTLLRLAALEQQRGNIAKAKILLEQAMQAHPQALNPRLLLGDYYLRDGQPQKALAITSDIQDTFPDNPALLALAGKIQLALGKSRNALRYFNKLVSLQPDSATAHYELARAYYETKQFTKTQTELEKTLVLDPNHAGARFVMARLLMQEGKQEEAKKQLRELKRTHLNQPEVIDLEAQLALQQNQPSEAIEIYQKAHNDFPDSNRWPLKLAQIQWQTGKQKDSLATLEKWLKSHPEDFQVQFVAANNYLLLGQNNRAESAFAKLHEQAPENVLVLNNLAWLIHKKEPTQALGYAKQALELAPENPEVMDTLGVILLKKGQIRKALGLFKKASRKLPQNQDIQFHLAQALIQEGNTKKGKEILQRLITSDRPFHERKKAQELLKQLEG
- a CDS encoding FAD-binding oxidoreductase, which encodes MSGGKPHVSNPTEQRHLESALQKWSALLGPSYVLQGDPTLAAYAQSTASHSTRPLAILRPQSVEEVVGIIKIANIFQIPLYPISCGKNWGYGDACAVSDGQVIVELSRMNRIHKVDPTLAYAVIEPGVTQKQLSEYLREHNIPLWMDCTGAGPDTSLVGNILERGFGHSPYGNRFQTISGMQVVLANGEILNTGFGHYPEAKTTYLFPYGVGPYLDGIFTQSNLGIVTRLGLWLMPALECVNHFLCFIDKHEDIKPVVDALRPLRLDGTLRSIVHIGNDLRLISGNQIYPVERANGRVPLPPDTRQALRKEAGIGAWNISGALYGRRTQVAAARRVLRTTLKGPGRKLIFLSERKLSFAKFLSGVLGNSKWGQNLTTKIQIGKALFDMNRGIPNGKFLIGAYWRRRGGLPSNFPQHANPAADNCGMLWLAPVLPIRGEDVLKLYQLIAPIFKQHGFDLFITLSMVTERTLGSVISIAYDKENTDETHQALACYHASFKAVMNAGYIPYRVGIQSMAEISHPSSAFWDTVKALKTTLDPGGIIAPGRYE
- a CDS encoding EDSAP-1 family PEP-CTERM protein, which translates into the protein MKAFKKKTLLTIGGAALSLGMAGTVQAGALAYSSLEISDFQIFNNAGNQWDFGDFDPINIGNTGTSQASLTGNPGAGPNAVGPLQGNADVGMACTGPDCAGIGQNDFSEQNGGLPASTSHFSRADSLLEGAIISGVPGGVSNSADANTVAEVQLNQSASGASGSFVGTTTTFKFSLAEDDAFDFQFDGHGRLDAFLHQPQTAAQASYAFSITIKDLGTNATVFNWSPDGVVNNGIMGGTESVDGFDLTDNVGVVGAALPVRPQADNTGSFRAVTDTLSANVLYSLTISHNSDASATAQQSPVDVPEPATLAILGAGLFGIAITRRRRKA
- a CDS encoding transposase, with protein sequence MLRSGFQWGILPKYFPPWQTVYGYFPFWHKDGTWARIHNALYCQCSDLEGREESSTLAIIDAQSIKTGLDVHGNTDFDTGTGILIFETDA
- a CDS encoding PEP-CTERM/exosortase system-associated acyltransferase, with translation MVIILKKKKSFFLIYEEKPDMSLSSICKSDPNRRLIDTFFDYFEIVPVNTTKLLETVHHLRYQVYCVETGFEDPNLYRHQLEKDEFDPYSVYSLLRHRRTGIYAGTVRLILPRTDTEKCFPIHKVTNHPLFLNHHKFPRTAVGAVSRFAISKHFRKRLGEFSSPTGMSQQERSTHRLEERRIIPHLMLGLVAGLVSMSVKQGIEHWFCMVEPSLLRLLSRYGLQLIPCGPMIDHHGKRQPCYAHLSKFLETAYTEQPAIWELITDEGRNHPLETTRRYKSQVS
- a CDS encoding PEP-CTERM/exosortase system-associated acyltransferase, which encodes MAIPFFSLATCNYSSNNNSELLLTHNLFSQYFEVIEANSASLLNEVFALRYQVYCLENSFEKASCFLNKKEKDIFDDHSLHVLIRHRATGEAVATVRLVLPNSSNPGNQLPIETCCTSLMTATQADVNSSSTHLPAEISRFAVSKNARQRIIDIPPIEAGRLGRIKGGHSHWTRLLYSHLTLELVAAAIQLSHKHGITHWYSLATSALIRALKRFGLQITPFSPPIEHRGKRYPCLDDLKTLLAGVYQEYPDAWNILTSEGIFWPESGCKPSENKNRYSVPHTAIAPWQMPPLELAADAYV
- a CDS encoding transposase, which gives rise to MCRTHDLYGMKSDRALCREVHLNVAYRWFCRLEFTDSVPHHSSMSRIRDRFGESIFAEIFERLIRHWQEEEE